In the genome of Dromiciops gliroides isolate mDroGli1 chromosome 1, mDroGli1.pri, whole genome shotgun sequence, the window ccccccccctctcctttttAATGACTCACAGCAGAAATTTCTCCCCTGGTGCATCTAAGGCCAGGATAATTAGTCCTTCCGAGGCAGCATGAGAGCATGCTTGTCAGCAAAAACCAGCATGGGAGACTGCCAGGCTGGAGCCCTGAGGAATTTCTGTTTGCATCACGCCTTTAGGGAGACACAGGGGCCTCCTTGGACCGCTGCCTCCAGTGGTTGGCCTGGGTGGGCGGATGAGTTTAAAGCTGCCCATCCCGCATCATTGGAGATTGGAAGAGGTTAGCTGGACCAAAAGAATTGGCAAGACATTAGCCTAGAGAAGGCAGGGTTAAAAAGAATGTCTGTTGTGCCTCAGCTAAAATAAGAAACAACTTTTAAGGCTCACAAGGGTATAAGAGTAACACAGTATGGCAGCAGATAGAGCCCCCGGTTGGGAGTTGGGAAATTTGGATCCTAGTCCCAGCTCTTTTCCTGGCTAGCTTTCTGACCTCAGACAGAGCTACTTCTCTCAttgtccatttcctcatttgtaaaactgcaGGGTTGGAATAGCATGGCCTCTCAGGTTCTTTCCAGTCCTgactttctataattctgtgagCTAAACTCCTGACTGCTCTCTGCTTAATGGCACATTGATTTAACTGGCGGCTACTGTCCTCCTTAGGGAGTCATTAGTGCGCCAGAGCAGAGATGGAGCCTAGCGAGGttgttttatgtttatatttattgttttgtatcTAAGGTTAATgaagtcaatttttttaaaacacatggTTGATATGCTTAGAGTCCCTAATGAAGACAGCTACATAAACAGCCTATTACACTAAGAATCAGCATGGGTTCAGTGCATTAATTTGCTGATCCTTGATGGGCATTAAGTAAGACCATTTGCCATGCCAGAAACATGTGATGCCTAGAATTGGGCACCATGATCGAGACAGGCACAAGTTAGTAGGGCCAGGTCGTACATCACccttaagtcttttcttctgGGCTAGACATGCCCACTTCCTTCCCTAACCTAGTCCAGTTATCCTTTCCCTTGATTTACCAGATTTAGAGGTATGCCGATGAATTGGGGTCCTATCCATGTTCTTTTTGGGGCCTGGAAATACACTGTGAGCTCTATAGAAAAGCACCCCACAGTGTAGAGCCCCAGACTGGTAAGTCAGGgcagtatgaccttggacagatctCTGCTTCTTGGGCCTGAGAGCTCACATTCATGAAGTATGGCTATTGAATAGAATTATTGGGGACGCTCTAAAAGTATATTCTTCTTAACTTAGGGGGGAAAAACCAGCAGGAAGGAGCTCTGGTGTTGATACCTCTGAGTGCCCATCAGAGTATTTCATGTCAAGGGTTCAAGACTAGGCCCCTCTTTCCCAAGATTCCCTGAGACTAATTGATTGGAAGAATAGGCTCTGTCCAGTTCCACTTCTTCCATGTGGAGGTAACACTGACCCCAAAGAATTGTTATGCAGAGGAGATCATTATTTGTGTTAGCAAATTGCTATTTGAGGCCTGAGGAAAGAAAGATCATTCCTCATTGTGGGGGCAGGGAAGAATCAGGATAGGTTCTCTGgaggaggtggtacctgagcagggccttgaaggatggagtCAAGGATTTCAGCAGAGATGGGAGGCATGGGGTGGGGGACCAGGCTGAGCAGTCTGTGCTTAAGGACCAGCAGAATGATACAAACAGCAGCAGTCTTCCAGGACTGAGCTCTGTCCAGCCATCTGTCACCAGCAGTCAGGcatgagggggagggggggggggcagaccaTCAGGACAGCCTGAGAGGAGCTGAACTGAAAGGGACAACCACAGGCTTCTGTGAGAATTAAAAGGGGGAAACCAGAGCTTCTAGGAGGCAAGGGGACCCTGGAGGGAAGAGGGCTCATTCTCCATGCCCATTTCCTCCGACCTGACTCTTCAACAGAGAACGTTGCCTTCTCTCTCCCTCGTTTCAGCGTGCAGGAGTGGGAAAGAATGGTGAGTGTAGTCAGTggaatgacctgggttcaaatcccagccctgccaCATACTACCTTCGTAACTTGGAACAGGCCCCACCTTTTTCTGGATCTTGGATTTTTTCCAGCTATAAAAGAAGGGGATTGGGCTGGGTCTCCAGGACTACTtactagctctaaatcctgtgttcCAGAAGCCCTCTTTCCACTCATGGGCTTCTGTTTTGCTTTGAAGTTCCTTGGGTAGATCTTGTGTCTGCCTTTCTGATTCCTCTACATTTTTCTCTCTTGACTACAGCATTTTGGAGAACTGGAAAATATTGCATGTGACCTCCCTCTCCCAAGGAGAGTTATACCTCCTATATTATAGTGATTGAACATGTTTCATTCTGCTCTCTTTGGTGTCCTGATTTGGCTAGCCCATATGTGAGTCTCATCTTCCCTATCAGACACCAGGGTCCTGGATGGCAGGAAACCTACCTTATTTCAATTTATTGGCTCTTTTTTAGTGACGTAGTAGATAGAGGGtcggctttggagtcagaaagacctgggttccaatcctgcctctgattgtGGTCATACATCCtacctcaccccccacccccagtttttaAGACTTATTACAAATTAGAGAGGTTATTGGAAATGACAGAGTCtacattggtggaaggaatttcttTCCTTGTCAGAAATCCTCACACCCGTGAAATCATACGTCCAGACCATCACCTCCTAAATTTTTTTGGCACCTACTGTATACAGAGGACCATTTGGTGCTAGAAGAGAtatgtgtgtctgtttctgtccTTTTGGAGCTGAGTCtaataaataagcatttcttcTATCCACTTAAGCTGAGCACACAGAAGTATTCTGAATACTTATTGGTTCATCATCAGGAAATTGAACCAGAGACCCAGCTTCAAGCCAGCAGTCTCCACCTGGTAACCTACCTGTGCATAACTTCACCCATACAAAGGCCCCCAGCTCATCAGAGTCCATAGAAGGGCCCAGGTCGTGTTTGGTGATGGTGACTTCAGAGTTGTCCGTGGAGGGAGTGCCTAAGAGTCTGTGTGTTCCTAAAATGTCCTTTGTTCCACATCTCTTCCCACTTTAACAGGCCGAGGAGGAAAGCCCTTTGGCGACAGAGAACCCACAGGCGTGCAGTGGGGAGAAAGGGCCCCCCATTGCCCCTGTCCGGAATCATGAGCAACGCCTGGAGCACATCATGAAGAGAAAAGCTATCTTTGATGAGAAGGTGAGTTTGGGAGGGGTTGGGGAGAGCCCAGTACAGGGAAAGAGCCCTACGCTTGGAGGTAGGGGATATGAGTACTCCTCCCGGTTCTGCCACTGACTTGCTGGCTGACCTGGGCTCAtgttctttcccctctctgggcctcagtttctctctctgtaaaaAGGGGATCATGATGTGTACTTCAGAAAGGCTATTATAAGGATAAGATTTCAAAGAATGATAATGTTTAGCATTTAGATTGTGCCTACTATGAGCTAGgcactgctaagcactttacaaatataatctcatttgattgtctcaacaaccctaggaggtgggtattatttttatcctcgttttacaaatgaggaaactgaggcaggggttaagtgacttgcccagggtcacacagctaatcagtgtctgaggctagatttgaactcgggttttcctgaatccaggtccagcactctgtgcacttaGCCAACCAACTGCCTGCTGAACATCTTTACCTGGATTGTCTCGGATGCCCCatgggcatttcaaactcaacatgatcatcactgaacttctctttccccatatcacacacacacacacacacacacacacacacgcacacacacacacacacacacacatacacacacaccatatttttcctatttttgtcaagAGCATCACCACTCTTCCAGTCACACAGATTGTCCACTAAGATCATCTCTGCTCTCTCTTGACTCCCTCCCCTACCTCTTATCCACACAGTTAGGAAATCTCATCAATGCCACTTCCTCAACATCCCTCATAGTCTAGGCCATCACGAtctctcatctggactattataataacaTCCTAAGTGGTGTCCTGGCCTTTaatatctctcctctcccatccACCCTCCACTCAGACGCCAAGTTGATCCTAAAGTGCAGGCCTGGCCATGTCACTCCCCAACTCAACAAACCTCAGTTCTCCCCGTTGCCTGTAGGTGAAGAGGCAGACTCCTGacctttaaaacccttcacaaggCCCATGACACATTTGTCTTCCTACATGATgttccatcttcttcctcctgaCTTGGCACAGGCTGCCCCCCATACCTGGCATGCTTTCCCATACCTCTGATTCTGGAAACTCTTAATTCTCTTCAGGCTCAGCTCATAAGCCACTTTCTGTTGTTTTGTTAATAtactcctccccatctccccctgCCTCTCCACCCCTATCACTGtgggagttttgtttttatctgagtTACTCTTCTCTGGACAGTTTATCCTCCCTGGTAGAATGTTGTCAGTGAGGGAAAGTACTGCATTACCTTTGTATTCGCATACAGATATGAAGCCTGAATTCTAGGCTTTGACCTTGGaacaatggggagccattgaagactTTTGAGCTGGGTAGAGACACAATCACAGCTGTTTCCTTGATGTGAGGCAAGGGCTATAGAAGTGCCTTAAGCTTAAGGGGTTTCCTGGACCTACCTTTCTTGTCCAGGGGTTATTGGAAGCCTGATTTTACTCATGTCAAATACCCTGGATCCTAATCCTGCTTCAGCATAGACACCTGAGTGGAGGCCAATTGCTACAAGGACGGCCAGGCAGTGGGACAGGGACTTTGTTCAGGGGCtctgcccttttcctttttttgttttgttttgttttttgtggggcaatgggggttgaatgacttgcccagggtcacacagctagtaagtgtcaagtgtctgaggaaggatttaaactcaggtcctcctgaatccagggccagtgctttatgcactgggccgcctagctgcccctggctctgCCCTTTTCCATCCTTCATCACTAGAAAAGAGCAGGGCTCCCCACTGATCCATCTACCCACAATGGAAGAATTTCTACCCTCTAGGAAAGTGGGAAGTGAGGGCTTAGTGTACTGTTACTAAGGGACTCTCTCAGCCACCATCTTTCCTTTCCTGAGGAGAGAAGCAGGGGAGAGTAGGATACCCAAGCCTTGAGTGAGCCCTGAGCCCTGAGCCAAGAACAAACAAGTGCTTCCAAAAACCTGCAAACGAACCCACAGGGCTCTTGGGGTAGCCCTGGAATTTATGGCAACTGTAAACATCCCAAAGAGCCACTGGACTAGTGGAGGGGGGTGCCCAGGGCTTGAACATGAGGGGATTTTGCAAAGTATTCCTTCTCCACCAAGAAGTGAGGGACTTCTTCCTTTTGatttggcaactaggtggtggtgtggatagagcaccagcccttggaaggtagcaggacctgagttcaaatctggcctccacacttactagctgtgtggcccagggcaggtcacttaaccccagttgctttaaaaaaaaaaaatgaaaagaatgaggtGAAAGGGTTCATACCCAATAGAAAACAGCAACCTTTCTAGAAATATCATTGGCTCTTGGGATTTTGTTGCCCTGAATTTTCCTCCCAGGCCCTTAACCTCAGCCCTGCATGGAGTAAACAGTTACagtagaaagaaaacagatgCTTTGATGAAGAAGGGAGGGACcaagcattaagcacctactgtgtacccaGCGCTGTGCTAAGCAATTACAAATACTCTTCTCGGTTGATAGGGCAGGGTTTGAGTCCTGACTCTTTCACTCAGTGTGACCTTGAGCcggtcacttaacctgtttcctcTCCTGTGAAACCAGAGTCTCATCCCTACCCTGCCTCCTTCAAGGAATGAGGCTGGATGAGGAAGATGGATGGGCACCCTTGGTAAACTGTAAAGCGCAAGGGATGTGTGAAGGAGAATGATCACTATTAAGACTGACCTGAGATCAGGAGGCCGGGATGAATCAAGCCTCATCTGCCCAGCCTGCCATGCCCATCTGTGTCTCCGGACCCAGATGACAACGATAACCATTAGCTTCTACTTGGGCACTTTCACCtccattgtctcatttaatccttctgTCAGGTGGGCAGCACAGGGCACAatccttccccattttacagagatggaaactgaggcacaggttaagagacctgcccaaggtcacatgggtgaCCTTAGCCTGCTTTTTGTCACTTTCCCCAATGATGGAGtaaaagaggggagggggcccCTGACTAACAGATGTTGCCTTTGATTTCTGTTAGGCCAAACACAGTTAATCTGGGCTAGGGAGTTGATCGTttagaggtgggggaggggagaacaaacagacagacacacactcaCTAATCTAATCCCCCAAAATGGTGGCAAGCAGACTTCTGGTCCAGGATATGAGATGTGAAGATTTGAGGCTTACACAAAAGGTGATATTTTTGATTTGGGGCATTAGGGTACGAGAGTGTATATGTATGAAAATGaaaggtgggggggagagaggaggatttAATGGGTGACTTTCAgggatgaggggagagagagagagagagagagactctctAATCCCTAGAGAAATGAATTTGCCTTCAGACCATTTGTTCACTTAGGCAGCTGAGGGGGATAATGATATTAATGCCGGTTCTCTTTTGGCTGGTCTTtgggtggtgggtttttttcagACAAGCAAATGATGGACTGCACTAGGAAATGACTGAATCCCTCTGTTTTTAATCCTTAGCCTGAAAGAGATTTCTTTGGACGTGAAGTAGTGAGGAAAGTTGTCACTCCAAGCCAAGGTACATGGACTGGGATGGAATGGGCCCTCTCTATAGTGGGGGAGAGCAAGGAGCTGTGGATGTCAGGGACAGAGGTGGGGAAGGCCAGGTAGGAGCAGGAGACACTGAGCTGCTATTATTTGCTAAGGGCAGAAGTCTTGCTtttgagggaaaaggagaaggggaaatggaagCAGGAAGGTTTTTTATATGCAGAGAGAGGTCACCACTTGGAGGAGAGGGAATTGAGAGTGTTCAGATTAGGTATTCAGTGATAAGAGAAAGGGTTGCTAATAGTGGCCATTTGAGCAATCTAGGAGGGGCTGCTGGCCCATGGAAGCCCCTTCCATCCCACTGTATATTGCTCCCCTTCCCCTTGAGATAGGGAGGGAAGCCACCAGCTTCTTTGCTTAAAActgggggataggggcagctaggtggcgcagtggatagagcactggccctggattcaggagtacctgagttcaaatccggcctcagacactgaacacttactagctgtgtgaccctgggcaagtcacttaacccccattgcctcactaaaaaaaaaaattaaaaataataaaaaaaaaactgggggatATCAGAAatgtcccttctctttccccagagCCTTAGAAAATGACCCCCATCTTCCTCGTCTCCACAGCAGAGGGTTCCAAGATAAATCACGTCCATCCCTGGGGAGTGGGGTCTGTCCCCGTCACTGTGGTATGGAGGGGaaaggaatcagaagacctggcttcctATCTTCACACTTCCTAGCTTCCTGACCTGGGGCTAGTGACTTCttactgtaaaatggtgataaatcCTTGGTCTCCCTCACCGAGTGGTTGTAAGAGAACAGCTGTGAAATTCCTTCGGAATCTGTAAAGTGGGTTATTCTAATAGATGATGTTTTATCATCATgaattcctccttttcctttggtgTTGGCCCATTGGAATTCAGGATCCCCTGAGCCCCACCTTAGGAGAATTCCATTTTGTAATCCCAGCCCATCCTCTctcagatgagggagctgaggggAACCAAGCCATTTGTGGCTCTGGTAGTCTCTGGCTAGAAGTCCCACCCAGTCAGTCACTCCACTGTCCTCTTGTTTTCCCACCATAGAAACTCCAGGATCTGAGGGAGATTCGTTGGAGAGGCGTATGGGAAAAGCAGTGGGGAAGAGCGACGTGTGGTTTCGCTTTAACGAGGGTGTTTCCAATGCTGTCCGGCGAAACCTTTATATTAAAGACTTACTCTGAATCCTCAAACCCAGGGCCAGAGGTGTTCTCCCTGCTCAGGATTTGGATgcttccttgagggaagagacagacagacagacagacacagagacacactaCCAACCCCACCCttcatagtgtgtgtgtgtgtgtgtgtgtgtgtgtgtgtagattagATGTTAAGTGCCATGCATTTGAGTGCATTGGTCACGTTTTGCTTCCAGACCTCTTTGTAAAAAATAAACCAGTGAATAAATTGCAATGTTGAGAGATTGTGAAgtattgctttgtttttatttatgtataaacctcagtttcctgcgTGGTCGACCCGTTGACTGTAAAATTGTATATTCTACAATATACAAAAGTATTGAAAACCAttgaaaagtcttttttttttttttacaaaagctgTTCATTTACAagttcccctcccacccccaccccaccccccaaaaaaggtctgGTTGATTTTACACAAGTGTCAGCATCATTAAATGAAAGCCCCGTTACCAAGAAAGAATCATAAGACTAGCTGGAGTAATTCTCCCTTGTTTCCCACCCTGTCAAAGTAATTTAGACAGTGGTTCTGCCCCCACATCTCCTTGGGGCCCCACTGCCCAGACCCTTCCCTGGCTGAGTTAAACTTTCCCCACACCCTGATTGCTCCCTCGTCCCTGTCCTTTAGGATTTGAAatcctgcctccccccacccccaggcccacccccacccccaccccccataccaATGAGAAGCCAAGGCGATAATAAGGTTACATTAGTGCGGGATGAATCTAACTGAAAACCAGAGAGAAGAGATTGAGTCAGTGGGAGGAAGTGGAGCATTTGGGGAAGAATTCACTGTCCTGGGTGGTTGGTGAGTCGATGCTGCTCCAGGGCAGgtctgggggggaggggctggagccACTCACTACAGGATGGTACATTTCCCCTTCTCCACCCAAGGGTTGTTCTTCATCAGATCCGGGTTCAGAAATGGGTCATTGGGTATTCCATCTTCGATCCACTTCAGCAGTCtacagaaagagggaaaggagttaGAACGTCCCCCGGGGAGGCCAGTGTGTGCCCAacagagccctggacctggagcgTGGGCAAGCTGCTATGTGGctatggtcaagtcacttagcttctgagTTGGCTTCCTCGTCTTTAGAACAGGAGTGATAATACTTGCATGACCTGACTCACAGGGTTCATTTccattcaggaaacatttattaaaggccttcTGTGTACCAAGCATTGGTgatggaaagacaaaaatgaatgtccctgtcctcaaagggaCAGATATAAGGTTATACAGAGTCATGGGGGAAACACACTTGAACCCAAGCTTTCCTGACACCAAGACGGCTCTCTGTCATATCACGCTGCCTCTCCCCTTTATCAATGTGTTGTTAGAATTAATTccaagcagctaggtgatgcagtggataaagcactggccctggagtcaggaggacctgagttcaaatccaatttcaaacatttagtagccgtgtgaccctgggcgagtcacttaaccctgttgcttcaaaaacaaaacaaacaaaaaaacaagcatagtggaaagaaccccTAGGTTCTGAAATCTAGGTTTACATGTATGTCCGTGAGTAGTATTTTTACCACAGtagtttccttcccttctctgggacttctttccccatctataaaataaggataatggaTCACGTATTTTTGAGCTGGACAGGTCCTAAAAAGATATTGAGCCAaatccccccattttacacataagaaactAGAGCCCAGACTTTCCTAAAGTCACATTGGTTGCAggaataggatttgaattcagtgcCCTCTTACTTCAAATCCAATATGACCTGACAGGATCCAGCCTCAGTCCCTTGGGAATAAAAAGATGATAGGATGTGTTAATGAGATTAGTAACATCATAACTGCATTGAGTCAAACTCCTCAGGTTTCTTTTATAGATGCTGGGTCAGAGGCTAGGCTCAGGTCTGCCAAGGTAGGTTACAGAAGGTCTCACCTTTGAGATTTACCCAAGGCTGAGCCTGGCATATGGCCCTGGAGAGTCAGAATGCCTGGGGGCTGAAGGTGGTCCCCCAGGACCCCAAGATCAGTGGCCAAGACCAGTTGGGCTACTCCACTACCAAGTGGCACTTGTCAGGCCAACACTTATACCCAGCCTGAGCCTGTCAATTCCATCTCCATCCTCCCATCTGAGCCCCTCTTGGACTAAGGCCTAGTTTGTTGAGAACAGATGGCACACTGCATTGGCATATACAAACGACATACAAATACCCAGTGGTGCATTACAGCATATATGCAAAAACTGATGTATGCAAATGAATCCAGGGTCTTCCTCTTTCAGTCTCCTCCCTGCTCTTTAGTCCCACCTAAATTCCAAGCTTCTGAGGTGAcctagttacttttttttttcctttgaggcgattggggttgacttctccagggtcatatagctagtaagtgtctgaagctggatttgaactcaggtcctcctgactccagagacagtgctctatctactgtaccacctaactgcataCAGGAAGTTAGGGGATAAGAGGGGGGCAGGCAGCCTCAGAGGAAGTTCTTGGAAAACTCATGCTCAAcctaaatttacatttatataagtaTGCCCAGCTCCCTCCCAAAGCTACATCTGGGAAGAGAATTTAAGGAACTGGTCCTTATGGGAGGAATCTTCCATGGGCTTGATAGCTCCCACAAACCCATCCTCGGGAATAGCCACATCCCTGGAAGTTCTGACTAGAGCGGAGGATATTGATGGGTGAGAGGAAGGAATTCTCCTGATAGGCCTGTGTTGGGCTAATAGGCAGGAGGACTGATTTCCTAGACCTGGATTACAGGTATCCCAAGGAGAGGAAGACCCCAAGGCAGGGGATGTCACTGGGGCCACAGCAGCTCCCACCACCCCACACTCTGCCTCCAAAGAGCCCCAAACCAAGATAAGACCCCTGACTCATAAGAGACGTCCCCCCATCATACTTCCACCAAATGGATCACTGAGCCAGACCCTTGTCACAACCCTCAAATATAAATCTGCCCCTTCTGCAGGCTTCTTCCTTGTCAGTCCCACCCACTCCTGTCTCTGTCCATCAGTAACCCGTGTCCAAGACCTTTCCGGAAGCAGAGCTCCCAGGAAACAGTCGCATCAAGAAGTTGAAGAGAAGAGGCTGCACCTTCGGTTCACAAAGGCCCGATGcctcctctgtctctttgaagGTCAAATACCTggccttccacttctaaatccagccttctttccaaGCCCCCA includes:
- the GNG13 gene encoding guanine nucleotide-binding protein G(I)/G(S)/G(O) subunit gamma-13 isoform X2, producing MEEWDVPQMKKEVESLKYQLAFKREMSSKTIPELLKWIEDGIPNDPFLNPDLMKNNPWVEKGKCTIL